One window from the genome of Pandoraea fibrosis encodes:
- a CDS encoding HAD-IB family hydrolase, which translates to MRDASIIAAFDFDGTISTTDSLRVFVRETVGTARFVTGAVLASPWLIGAALKLVDRGTAKAAFLRASLGGRTQAQLEDDARRFVAGPLQRLLRPEMLARVRQHRSMGHRIVLVSASPGLYLRPWAASVGFEAVLSTELAFDGLGRFTGQFAQPNCWGPEKVRRLEAWWSPSPPRVLFAYGDSRGDKEMAARADHAWIRGQGKLMPLMDMDTPPRAP; encoded by the coding sequence ATGCGAGACGCGTCCATCATCGCCGCCTTCGATTTCGACGGGACAATTTCTACTACCGACAGCCTGCGCGTGTTCGTGCGCGAAACGGTCGGCACCGCGCGCTTCGTGACCGGCGCCGTGCTTGCCTCGCCGTGGCTGATCGGCGCTGCGCTGAAGCTCGTCGACCGGGGCACTGCCAAGGCGGCATTCCTGCGAGCGTCGCTTGGCGGCCGGACACAGGCACAACTCGAAGACGACGCCCGACGATTCGTCGCAGGACCGCTGCAACGTCTGCTTCGCCCCGAGATGCTTGCCCGTGTGCGGCAGCACCGATCTATGGGACACCGTATCGTGTTGGTCAGTGCTTCGCCGGGCCTGTACCTCCGCCCGTGGGCTGCCTCCGTCGGGTTCGAGGCCGTGCTGAGCACCGAACTCGCGTTCGACGGACTGGGGCGGTTCACCGGACAATTTGCGCAGCCGAATTGTTGGGGGCCCGAAAAGGTGCGACGCCTTGAAGCATGGTGGTCACCCTCGCCGCCGCGCGTGCTTTTCGCGTATGGCGACAGCCGTGGCGACAAAGAAATGGCCGCGCGCGCCGATCACGCCTGGATTCGCGGGCAGGGCAAGCTCATGCCGTTGATGGACATGGACACGCCACCGCGCGCGCCCTGA
- the bcsZ gene encoding cellulose synthase complex periplasmic endoglucanase BcsZ, protein MKRADAYGRRRRAVLRALAACSAVPMLASLIPPVHGAPAKAASAPAAGGRACASVDWPDWTRFKAGFLSDDGRVIDRSMSDQRTVSEGQAYALTFALIANDRATFDKVLDWTVNNLAQGDLTAHLPAWLWGKKDDGQWAVLDSNPASDADMWIAYALGEAGRLWNVRRYSALGALVARRITSEESDFVPGLGRTLLPAPVGFHPAKDLWRLNPSYVPMQVVRRLAGLFPESGWAQLVTSSLKQITLTAPPLGFAPEWAMYRAGRGFEIDPETQGEGSYNAIRVYLWAGMLAPSSEDFHALRHSFDGMLKYVAAHGAPPERVNTRDGTAKQDGGSGFSAALVPLLQAVGNTALAQGQVARARSLDAQSAPGYYSSVLSLFGLGWQDGHFRFAADGTLQVPWEAACATR, encoded by the coding sequence ATGAAACGCGCCGATGCTTACGGCCGGCGCCGTCGTGCCGTGTTGCGTGCGCTCGCCGCCTGCAGCGCGGTGCCGATGCTCGCCAGTCTGATACCGCCGGTGCATGGCGCACCGGCGAAGGCGGCGTCCGCGCCCGCCGCAGGCGGCCGTGCGTGCGCGTCGGTCGACTGGCCGGACTGGACACGCTTCAAGGCAGGCTTTCTGAGTGACGACGGACGCGTGATCGATCGCAGCATGAGCGATCAGCGCACGGTGTCGGAAGGTCAGGCCTATGCGTTGACCTTTGCGCTGATTGCCAACGACCGGGCGACCTTCGACAAGGTGCTCGACTGGACGGTCAACAATCTCGCGCAGGGCGATCTCACCGCCCATCTGCCGGCGTGGCTCTGGGGCAAGAAGGACGACGGACAGTGGGCCGTACTCGACAGCAACCCGGCCAGCGATGCCGATATGTGGATCGCCTATGCGCTGGGCGAGGCGGGGCGGCTGTGGAACGTGCGGCGCTACTCCGCGCTGGGCGCCCTCGTCGCGCGACGTATCACCTCCGAAGAGAGCGATTTCGTGCCGGGTCTTGGCCGGACACTGCTCCCGGCCCCGGTGGGCTTTCATCCTGCCAAGGACCTCTGGCGCCTCAATCCCAGCTATGTGCCGATGCAGGTGGTGCGGCGTCTGGCGGGACTCTTTCCCGAGAGCGGCTGGGCACAACTCGTGACGTCCTCGCTCAAGCAGATCACGCTGACAGCGCCCCCCCTGGGATTCGCGCCGGAATGGGCGATGTACCGCGCCGGCCGGGGCTTCGAGATTGATCCCGAAACGCAGGGCGAGGGCAGCTATAACGCGATTCGTGTCTATCTCTGGGCGGGCATGCTCGCGCCCAGCAGCGAGGATTTTCACGCCCTGCGGCACAGCTTCGATGGCATGTTGAAGTACGTGGCGGCCCACGGTGCGCCGCCCGAACGAGTGAATACCCGCGACGGCACCGCGAAGCAGGACGGCGGTTCGGGCTTTTCCGCGGCACTGGTGCCACTGCTTCAGGCGGTAGGCAATACAGCGCTGGCGCAGGGGCAGGTCGCCCGCGCCCGATCACTCGATGCGCAATCGGCGCCGGGCTACTACAGCTCGGTACTTTCGCTGTTCGGTCTGGGCTGGCAGGACGGGCACTTCCGTTTCGCCGCCGACGGCACGTTGCAAGTGCCATGGGAGGCGGCTTGCGCGACACGTTGA
- the bcsB gene encoding cellulose biosynthesis cyclic di-GMP-binding regulatory protein BcsB — MPAGTATVPDTASGATASPEAAINTVASVSAPPGTSQRTVTFAQLGQTNGLRLRGTEGAGDVNFGIRLDQTVASALLRLRYAYSPALIPDLSQLKVYLNEELIATLPFNKQDGGKNLIREIPLDPRLLSGFNRIRLVLIGHYTMECEDPMHSSLWADISPQSEIVTSTQPLTLRNDLATLPAPFFDRHDNRDQSVPFVFGAPPSLAVVHAAGVVATWAGAIGDYRRTRFPVSVNTLPSKHAIVFATNDTLPPALNLGKVDAPTLRMISNPNDPSLKLLVVQGRDAKDLETAALALVSGRAALSGDATRIDALEPLPARPAYDAPRWVRTDRPVKLGELVDNPSDLQANGYMPWPIRVQLNLPADLLTWQNTGVPMDLKYRYTPPVKPDDSSMSVAINDQFVRAYRLRAAGASTDKSHMLVELLSDGTMADRREVRIPAFQVASRNSLSFQFAMEPHKEGLCSQTITNAARSAIDADSTIDFSGLPHYAEMPNLSFFVGSGFPFTKYADLAQTAVVMSKTPDTAELETVFSTLGQFGRSTGTYADRFEVLDTTQTDRFKDRDLLVVGGKDAADLLIKWGKNLPLIIDKTRRVLSAQPQGYRGDGATGSALAASRVGPARMDALSQGPLAALVGFESPVSPSRSVVAINASSDDSLLSVVDAIDDNTRRAAIHGDLAVVNGERVESYRLGQTYFVGDVSWWTRIRYHLSSHPVLVGLVALLAAFAIALKCFGWLQRRASRRLEK; from the coding sequence GTGCCAGCCGGCACCGCGACCGTGCCGGACACTGCGTCCGGCGCCACTGCCTCGCCTGAGGCGGCTATCAATACCGTTGCGTCCGTGTCGGCACCGCCTGGCACGAGTCAGCGAACCGTGACGTTTGCCCAGTTGGGGCAGACGAATGGCTTACGCCTGCGTGGCACGGAAGGCGCGGGCGATGTCAATTTCGGAATCCGACTTGATCAGACGGTCGCTTCGGCATTGCTTAGGCTGCGCTACGCGTATTCGCCTGCGCTGATCCCCGATCTCTCGCAACTCAAGGTCTATCTGAATGAAGAGCTGATCGCCACGTTGCCGTTCAACAAACAGGACGGCGGCAAGAATCTGATCCGCGAAATTCCGCTCGACCCACGCTTGCTCTCGGGCTTCAACCGGATTCGCCTGGTGCTCATCGGCCACTACACGATGGAGTGCGAGGATCCGATGCACTCCAGCCTGTGGGCCGATATCAGCCCACAGAGCGAGATCGTCACCAGCACGCAACCGCTCACGCTGCGTAACGATCTGGCCACGCTGCCTGCCCCGTTCTTCGATCGTCACGACAATCGCGATCAGTCGGTGCCGTTTGTCTTCGGTGCGCCGCCGTCGCTGGCTGTCGTGCATGCGGCTGGCGTGGTGGCGACGTGGGCCGGGGCCATCGGCGACTACCGCCGCACGCGCTTTCCGGTCAGCGTGAATACGCTGCCGTCAAAGCACGCCATCGTATTTGCCACGAACGACACGCTGCCGCCGGCGCTCAATCTAGGGAAGGTCGACGCGCCCACGCTGCGCATGATCTCGAATCCGAACGACCCGTCGCTCAAACTGCTCGTCGTGCAGGGGCGTGACGCCAAGGATCTGGAGACGGCTGCCCTTGCGCTGGTATCGGGCCGCGCCGCGCTCTCGGGGGACGCGACGCGCATCGACGCGCTCGAACCGTTGCCGGCGCGTCCGGCCTACGACGCGCCGCGCTGGGTGCGCACCGACCGCCCGGTCAAGCTGGGGGAACTGGTCGACAACCCCAGCGATCTTCAGGCGAACGGCTATATGCCGTGGCCGATCCGCGTTCAGCTCAATTTGCCGGCCGACTTGCTGACGTGGCAGAACACCGGCGTGCCGATGGACCTGAAGTACCGCTACACGCCGCCGGTCAAACCCGACGATTCGTCGATGAGCGTGGCGATCAACGATCAGTTCGTGCGCGCCTATCGTCTGCGCGCGGCGGGGGCGAGCACCGATAAGAGCCACATGCTCGTGGAGTTGCTCTCGGATGGCACGATGGCCGACCGCAGAGAGGTTCGCATCCCTGCTTTCCAGGTGGCGTCGCGCAATTCGTTGTCGTTCCAGTTCGCCATGGAGCCGCACAAGGAAGGTCTGTGCAGCCAGACGATCACGAACGCGGCCCGGTCGGCCATCGATGCGGACTCGACCATCGACTTCAGCGGTCTGCCGCACTACGCCGAGATGCCGAATCTGAGCTTCTTCGTCGGCAGTGGCTTCCCGTTCACGAAATATGCCGATCTGGCGCAGACGGCCGTTGTCATGTCGAAGACGCCCGACACGGCGGAACTCGAAACGGTGTTCTCGACGCTCGGTCAGTTCGGCCGCTCGACCGGCACGTATGCCGATCGCTTCGAGGTGCTCGACACGACGCAAACGGACCGCTTCAAAGACCGCGACTTGCTGGTCGTCGGAGGGAAGGACGCCGCAGACCTGCTGATCAAGTGGGGCAAGAATCTGCCATTGATCATCGACAAGACACGTCGCGTGCTGAGCGCGCAGCCGCAAGGCTATCGGGGGGATGGCGCTACCGGCTCGGCACTCGCGGCCAGCCGTGTCGGCCCGGCCCGCATGGACGCGCTCTCGCAAGGACCGCTCGCCGCCCTCGTCGGTTTCGAATCGCCCGTGAGTCCGTCACGCTCGGTTGTCGCCATCAATGCGTCGAGCGACGACTCGTTGCTCAGCGTCGTCGACGCCATCGACGACAACACGCGGCGCGCCGCGATTCACGGCGATCTGGCGGTGGTCAACGGCGAGCGCGTCGAATCGTACCGGCTGGGACAGACGTATTTTGTCGGCGACGTGAGCTGGTGGACCCGCATTCGCTACCACCTCTCAAGCCACCCGGTTCTGGTCGGATTGGTGGCGTTGCTCGCGGCCTTCGCGATTGCGCTCAAGTGCTTCGGCTGGTTACAGCGCCGCGCATCGCGTCGTCTGGAGAAGTAA